A region of Micromonospora sp. WMMD882 DNA encodes the following proteins:
- a CDS encoding DUF3618 domain-containing protein — MSTSTDPEQIRREIEATRANLSSDVDALAYKVSPARIVDDRKQRARGALQNVRDKVMGTASDLGHAGGNAAHSVTDRASSAASSVGHAASSAASSVGDAAQQAPQVIRQKSQGNPLAAGLIAFGVGWLASSLLPATSREQRAASQVKERVQEHSQVVTEKLGEVASEVKEQLREPAQQATGSVKSTAQEAVHTVRDETRSAAYDVKDQAQQARR, encoded by the coding sequence ATGAGCACCAGCACCGACCCGGAGCAGATCCGCCGGGAGATCGAGGCCACCCGCGCCAACCTGAGCTCCGACGTGGACGCCCTGGCGTACAAGGTCAGCCCGGCCCGCATCGTCGACGACCGAAAGCAGCGGGCGCGCGGCGCCCTGCAGAATGTGAGGGACAAGGTCATGGGAACCGCGTCGGACCTCGGCCACGCCGGTGGCAACGCCGCCCACTCGGTCACCGATCGTGCCTCGTCGGCGGCGTCCAGCGTCGGCCACGCCGCCTCGTCGGCCGCCTCCTCGGTGGGGGACGCGGCCCAGCAGGCGCCGCAGGTGATCCGGCAGAAGTCCCAGGGCAACCCGCTCGCCGCCGGCCTGATCGCCTTCGGCGTGGGCTGGCTGGCCTCGTCGCTGCTGCCGGCCACCAGCCGGGAGCAGCGGGCGGCCAGCCAGGTCAAGGAGCGGGTCCAGGAGCACTCGCAGGTGGTCACCGAGAAGCTGGGCGAGGTCGCCAGCGAGGTGAAGGAGCAGCTCCGTGAGCCGGCCCAGCAGGCCACCGGGTCGGTGAAGTCGACCGCCCAGGAGGCCGTGCACACGGTGAGGGACGAGACCCGCTCCGCCGCGTACGACGTGAAGGACCAGGCGCAGCAGGCGCGTCGCTGA
- a CDS encoding cytochrome P450, which yields MSRIPADHRPDSTFALLRDGYRFVTNRCERYGGDVFQTRLLLRRTVCLRGRAAAELFYDEELFQRHGAAPLRVQRTLLGRGGVQGLDGAAHRERKAMLMSVMTPTGVRRLGQLFEDEWRARIPVWERAGRVVLYDEVGLLLTRAVCAWAGVPLAEAEVGRRTADLHAMIEAPAAVGPRHWRGRRGRARAERWLGGIVERERTGLLPAPDGSALRVIAEHRDAADRLLPRRIAAVALLNILRPTVAVDRFVVFSALALHEHPQWRERVRAGDAETERFVQEVRRFYPFFPLATARVRRPFEWQGYHFPRGRLVLLDLYGTNHHPDLWPEPGRFRPERFTDWPGDPFSLIPQGGGDHWAGHRCAGEWLTIELMKRAVTLLTSAMRYDVPAQDLTVSLRRMPALPASRFVLTDVQGA from the coding sequence ATGTCCCGGATTCCCGCCGACCACCGCCCGGACAGCACCTTCGCCCTGCTCCGGGACGGCTACCGGTTCGTCACGAACCGCTGCGAACGGTACGGCGGGGACGTCTTCCAGACCCGGCTGCTGTTGCGCCGTACCGTCTGCCTGCGTGGCCGGGCCGCCGCGGAGCTGTTCTACGACGAGGAGCTGTTCCAGCGGCACGGGGCCGCGCCGCTGCGGGTGCAGCGCACCCTGCTCGGACGCGGCGGGGTGCAGGGCCTCGACGGCGCCGCCCACCGGGAGCGCAAGGCGATGCTGATGTCGGTCATGACGCCGACCGGCGTCCGCCGGCTCGGCCAGTTGTTCGAGGACGAGTGGCGGGCCCGGATCCCGGTCTGGGAGCGGGCCGGTCGGGTGGTCCTGTACGACGAGGTGGGGCTGCTGCTCACCCGGGCGGTCTGCGCCTGGGCCGGGGTGCCGCTGGCCGAGGCCGAGGTGGGGCGCCGGACCGCGGACCTGCACGCCATGATCGAGGCGCCGGCGGCGGTCGGGCCACGCCACTGGCGGGGACGGCGGGGACGGGCCCGCGCGGAACGCTGGCTCGGCGGGATCGTGGAACGGGAACGGACCGGTCTGCTGCCCGCGCCCGACGGCAGCGCGCTGCGCGTCATCGCCGAGCACCGCGACGCCGCCGACCGGCTGCTCCCCCGGCGGATCGCCGCGGTCGCGCTGCTGAACATCCTGCGTCCCACGGTGGCGGTGGACCGGTTCGTGGTGTTCTCGGCGCTGGCCCTGCACGAGCACCCGCAGTGGCGGGAACGGGTCCGCGCCGGGGACGCCGAGACGGAGCGGTTCGTGCAGGAGGTGCGACGGTTCTATCCGTTCTTCCCGCTGGCCACCGCCCGGGTCCGGCGGCCCTTCGAGTGGCAGGGGTACCACTTCCCGCGCGGCCGGCTGGTGCTGCTCGACCTGTACGGCACCAACCACCACCCGGACCTCTGGCCGGAGCCGGGTCGGTTCCGGCCGGAGCGGTTCACCGACTGGCCGGGGGATCCGTTCAGCCTGATCCCGCAGGGCGGCGGTGACCACTGGGCCGGGCACCGCTGCGCCGGGGAGTGGCTGACGATCGAGCTGATGAAACGGGCGGTCACGCTGTTGACGTCGGCGATGCGGTACGACGTGCCCGCGCAGGACCTGACGGTGAGCCTGCGCCGGATGCCGGCGCTGCCGGCGAGCCGCTTCGTCCTCACCGACGTCCAGGGCGCCTAG
- a CDS encoding glycosyltransferase family 2 protein, with product MSFAASPPPSLPVSYVLPLRWTDDAGLAELTGYLRRISGLVEVTVVDGSPPEVFDRHAAAWRGLVRHVRPDPGRHGGNGKALGVLTGVRLARHEHVVLADDDVRYDEAALRAVHRLLGGADLVRPQNHFDPLPWHACWDTGRILLNRAFGADYPGTLAVRRSTFLAMGGYDPDVLFENLELIRTVRAYGGVEAAPPGLYVRRLPPDARHFRGQRVRQAYDDLAQPLRLTVFLAVLPGLGAAALARRPGPVLGAVAATVALAEVGRRRAGGRSVFPPVTALAAPLWVLERAACSWLALGQRLVFGGVRYAGVRVRRAAHSPRALRARQAHRHATPEGRRT from the coding sequence TTGTCCTTCGCCGCCAGCCCGCCACCGTCCCTGCCCGTCTCGTACGTGTTGCCGCTGCGCTGGACGGACGACGCGGGGCTGGCCGAGCTGACCGGTTACCTGCGGCGGATCAGCGGGCTGGTCGAGGTGACCGTGGTGGACGGCTCGCCGCCGGAGGTGTTCGACAGGCATGCCGCCGCCTGGCGGGGGCTGGTGCGGCACGTCCGACCGGACCCGGGGCGGCACGGCGGGAACGGGAAGGCGCTCGGGGTGCTCACCGGCGTCCGGCTGGCCCGGCACGAGCACGTGGTCCTCGCCGACGACGACGTCCGGTACGACGAGGCGGCGCTGCGGGCCGTGCACCGGCTGCTGGGCGGGGCCGACCTGGTCCGGCCGCAGAACCATTTCGACCCGTTGCCCTGGCACGCGTGCTGGGACACCGGGCGGATCCTGCTCAACCGGGCGTTCGGCGCGGACTATCCGGGCACCCTGGCCGTACGGCGGAGCACCTTCCTGGCGATGGGCGGCTACGACCCGGACGTGCTCTTCGAGAACCTGGAGCTGATTCGCACCGTACGCGCGTACGGGGGCGTCGAGGCCGCGCCACCCGGGCTGTACGTCCGCCGGCTGCCGCCGGACGCCCGGCACTTCCGGGGCCAGCGGGTCCGCCAGGCGTACGACGACCTGGCGCAGCCGTTGCGGTTGACGGTTTTCCTGGCGGTGCTGCCCGGCCTCGGCGCGGCGGCGCTGGCCCGCCGCCCCGGCCCGGTGCTGGGCGCGGTGGCGGCCACGGTGGCGCTGGCCGAGGTGGGCCGGCGTCGGGCCGGTGGTCGGTCGGTCTTCCCGCCGGTCACCGCGCTGGCCGCCCCGCTGTGGGTGCTGGAACGGGCCGCCTGCTCCTGGCTGGCGCTGGGCCAGCGGCTGGTGTTCGGCGGCGTCCGTTATGCCGGCGTCCGGGTCCGGCGGGCCGCCCACTCCCCCCGCGCCCTGCGCGCCCGCCAGGCCCACCGACACGCCACGCCCGAGGGGCGCCGGACGTGA
- a CDS encoding phage holin family protein has product MSMPTQGYGTDPGYQPTTDVNGHPYPADGHPHTAEEVTGRSLGDLMRQVTADLSTLMRQEVELAKAEIRQEGKKAGKAAGLFGGAGFGGYMVALFLSLALWAGLSNLMDAGWAALIVAVIWGAVAAVLYSMGKKNAERVRGLTRTNDTVQQIPDAVKPHPEGVIR; this is encoded by the coding sequence GTGAGCATGCCGACCCAGGGGTACGGAACGGACCCCGGATACCAGCCGACGACGGACGTCAACGGCCACCCCTACCCCGCCGACGGCCACCCGCACACCGCCGAGGAGGTGACCGGCCGCTCCCTCGGTGACCTGATGCGGCAGGTCACCGCCGACCTGTCGACGCTGATGCGGCAGGAGGTGGAGCTGGCCAAGGCCGAGATCCGCCAGGAGGGGAAGAAGGCGGGCAAGGCCGCCGGACTCTTCGGCGGAGCCGGTTTCGGCGGCTACATGGTGGCGCTGTTCCTGTCGCTCGCCCTGTGGGCCGGACTGTCCAACCTGATGGACGCCGGCTGGGCGGCGCTGATCGTCGCCGTCATCTGGGGCGCCGTCGCAGCCGTCCTCTACTCGATGGGCAAGAAGAACGCCGAGCGGGTACGCGGCCTGACGCGCACCAACGACACCGTGCAGCAGATCCCGGACGCGGTCAAGCCCCACCCGGAGGGAGTCATCCGATGA
- a CDS encoding DUF397 domain-containing protein yields the protein MSQHPKGDFDLSRAVWQRAEGDTSDSAVEVAFVDDLIGMRNSAEPEGPVLVFTQAEWDAFVAGAQDGEFDLD from the coding sequence ATGAGTCAGCACCCCAAGGGCGATTTCGACCTGTCCCGGGCCGTCTGGCAACGCGCCGAGGGAGACACCTCCGACAGCGCGGTCGAGGTCGCCTTCGTCGACGACCTGATCGGCATGCGTAACTCGGCCGAGCCGGAGGGTCCCGTCCTGGTCTTCACCCAGGCGGAGTGGGACGCCTTCGTCGCCGGCGCCCAGGACGGCGAGTTCGACCTCGACTGA